GGCAGGGAGTCCAATCAGTATTAAGGTAACGGAAGACCTGCCATTTGGGGCAGAAGATAGTACTTTCGTGACCTTGGATGATTTGGAAATTAGTATAGGATATGGATCGGAAACTTATACAATGACAGCAGAAGGAGAGGGTATTTATTCTCTAGCTATAATTCCTCAGGAAGGAGAAACTTATACAATGTCATTCGAGCACAATGGCATACAGATCTCTGGATATACAACGATTCCCTATCACCCTGAAAACTTTAACTTGTCTACTGACCAGATAAGTGTTACAGTTAAAAGTGATGGGTATATGGAACGACCACAGTACTCCGACCCAGTTTATTCTGAATGGACTGGCGATGCAGATGATTATTATTTGGTGGTACTAGAGAACTTGGAAGAAGCCCCTGTTTCTATTCTTGAATTGTCAGATGATGAGGAAGAGGAAGATATACCAATGAGAGGCTTCAGGAGTCAGCCAGTACAAGGACTCGCTTTTCAGATTATGCCTCAATCATTTAATTATTATGGGGATTATAACGTGATTCTATACCACCTCAATGCAGACTATGCTAGTCTTTATGAAGACAATTCAAGTGAACTAAGCTCCATCAGTTTATCACCACCACCTTCCAATATTGAGAATGGTTTAGGGATCTTCACAGGTATGAGCACAGACACTTTGACAATATCGGTAACAGATTAGATAGAAATAGCATACAAAGGAGACTTCTTAGAGTCTCCTTTTGTCAAAGTAGGTTACAGTATAAGGCATATATTGTTATGAGAAATAATTTTACTTAAATTATATAGTGGACGTGTTGCGCTAATATAAAAAAGATAATAACCTCAGCATCTTGTAATCAAAAATGAAATTAACCTCCTTCTATTTCACTCCAATATTTACACACCTAATTCATATTTCATCACTAAAACAATAAGCAATTACAATTAAATAAGAACCTTCTTAATAAATGTAATTTAGATTGATCATGGTAACTGAACTAGTTGTCGTGGTATTATCTTTCTAGGGTATCTTAAAAATAACCCGAATATTAAGACTAGTTAGATACCTCTTCAAAATCAACCAACTAATTAATTTGTTATGAGAAAAATCAAATGGACCTACTGGCTATGTTTGCTCGTAGCAGGACTCACCTTTTCAGCTTGTGATGACGATGATGACGACGGTGGTGGTGTAACACCTGTAGAAAACTCAATCATAGATGTTGCAACTGAACAAGGAGATCTTACTTCTTTTATTGCTGCTGTTGAGGCCGCAGGTTTGACTGAGGCATTGGAAGCTGATGGAGACATGACGGTGTTTGCTCCTACAGACGCTGCTTTCACAGAGCTGGCAAATACATTAGGGATTTCTGTTGATGATTTATTGACAGAAGATAACAGTGATGTGCTTAATAGAGTACTTAGCCATCACGTTATTGGAACAGAAGCGATTGGATCTGATGAGATCTCTGATGGCGATACTGAATCAACTTTAGCTAACACGTTACTTACTTTTACTGTAGGAGACAACATTACAATCGGTAATACACTATTGGATTCGGCATTGATAGACCCTGCTGATTTGGATGCAGACAATGGGGTCTTGCATGTGATTAATCATGTGTTGTTACCTGGTACAATAGGAGACATGATTACAGTAGATGTAAATTATGTAGATGTAATTCCTGATGCAGATTTTGACTCCTTAGTTACTGCATTTGCATTGGCAGAAGTTGGAGACGAGTTGTTTGTTGATGATGGCACAACAAAGTACACAGTATTTGCTCCAACTAATGCAGCGTTTGAAGCTGCGTTGGATACGACTTTGAGTAGTCTTGACACTGACACACTTGCGTTGGTACTTAATTACCATATTGTAGAGGGTGAGTTTTTGGCTGCTGACTTAATGGATGGTGATACGCTTGTGGCTGTTAATGGTGATAGCCTGTATATTACTGTCGATGGTGAGTCAGTGTTTATAAACGAAGCTCAGGTTACAATGGCAGATGTACAAACATCGAATGGTGTAATCCATGTCATTGATATGGTGTTGGTGCCTGAATTTGATGAAGAAGAACCAGAAACTATTGCTGCTATAGTAGCAGGTGATGAGAACTTTAGTGCTTTGGATTCTGCTTTGGCTTTTGCGGGCTTAACAGAAACTTTCCAAGGTGAAGGAGCTTATACCGTATTTGCTCCAACTAATGCTGCATTTGATGCTTTAATCGCAGATTTGCCAGAATATAACTCCTTAGAAGAGCTGCTAGTTGAAGGAAATGAGGATTTGGTGACAGGAATTCTTCAGTATCATGTAGTTTCAGATAGCTTGATTGATTCTTCAACAATAGAGGATGGAAATACAGCAACTACACTGTTGGGGCAGGACCTTACATTCAATGTTGATTCAGAGTCAGGTGCTATTACTATTGCCAACCCAGAAGGAAGTACTGATGCGACAATAGACCCTGCAGATGTGGAAGCAAGTAATGGAGTCATTCATGTAATAGACCAAGTACTATTACCTCCTTCAGAAGAGAACTAAGGATCGTGGAAATAGATAGCTAAATTATTAGAAGAGGGAGGTGCTTGACATCTTCCTCTTTTTTTGTGCTAAGGTATAACAATGGCGAGTGTTGAGAAAGAGCAGCTAGCTTGAAGAAAAGTCGGTAAACTCCTTCGTTTGGTCGGTAAATAGTGTCAGTAGGTATATTCTTTTTTCAGTAAGCTGATCAATAAAGTATGTTGCTTCCATATTCAAACTAACCGATTATCGCTATGGAAACTAATAGACAAAACTTATTGACCATCTTGGTTGTATTCGCACTTATTATTTCGGTATTGCCATTGCAGGCACAAAGAAAGAAACACTACCCAGATAAGAAAAAAGTAGTGATGGTACAGCCAAAAAGAAAAGTGGTAGTATATAAACCCGTACGAAAAGTAGTTGTTTCACGACCGACTAAGAAAGTTGTATATGCAGGTTCATCTATTTGGGGAAGTTACTGGAGGCCTGTAGGTAGTAGGGTTGCGGTCGCTGGAGCTACATTTTCTGTAGTTTGGACAGGTGGTAGAAAGTATTATTATGATAGAGGAACATACTATTTGGCAGAAGGGAATGCCTATACTGTAGTGGCGCCACCACAAGGAACGATAGTGAGAAGCTTGCCTGAATATGCAGAACTATTCACTATTGGGAGAGATGATTATTACTATTATGCAGGCATCTTTTACCTACAGAGAGCAAAAGGGAAATTTGAAGTAGTACAGGCACCTGAAGGGGTTGTAGTTTCTGAATTACCTGATGGAACAAAGTCCTTCAATGACCATGGAGAAACATACTATCAATATCAAAATGCCTATTACCAAACCACTGTGATTGATGGTGAAGTAGCTTATGTAGTAGTACAGGAGCCGTCCATAAGAATTGTAAGGCGTTTGCCTGAAGGAGCTGTTGTAACTAGGTTGTATGGAGAACAATATTACAAGGTAAATAAGGCTTATTACAAAGCTGTTGTGATGGATGGAGAGGTGGTTTATCAGGAAGTGAAGATATAAGGGAAATTACTTGCATTATGTTGTAAGTAGTAGTAAGTGGTTGGTCTTAAAATCATTAAGATTAATTTTCAAATAGAAAATTTTGTTTTTTCGATTCCTGTTATACCTTTGTTCCCAATGACGACAAATACTTTCCATATGGTAGCTAATTGGTGGTGGCGCTCAAGTAATAATTTGAGTGAACCGCTGACTGTACCTGAAAGTATCGAAAGTTAGAGAAGACAATTCTGCAGATACATTATAGAAGGGCTTGCTGTTCACTCAGCAAGCCCTTTTTGTGTTTATCTACTTTAAGGCTGCTTCTCAACAGGTTAAAAAAATGTAACTTAGTTAGGTCTATATAAAATCACGTTCTCCTGATGAAAACCTTTAAACTGATCACTGAAAGTACCCAATTGTTAGCAGATACAGTTACACCCGTAAGTATCTATTTACGCCTGAGGGATAAATTTGCAAATACCTTTTTGCTTGAAAGCTCAGACTATCATGGAGCTGATAACAGTTACTCGTTTATATGCTGTGAACCGATTGCCAAGTTTGAGGTATCAGGAACACAGCTAGAGGTTCAGTATCCTGATGCATCTGTTGAGCAGCAAACACTTTCGAGTAAGTCTGATGCAGTAGGTCTACTTGCGGAGTTTATGGAAAGTTTCCAGACAGAGGTTGGAGACCACAAGTTTATTTCCAATGGTTTGTTTGGATATATGTCTTATGATGCGGTTCAATCATTTGAGGATATTGAGTTTAAAAATAAGCAAGGCACCAATGACATTCCTGAAATCTGTTATCAAGCCTTTCGTTTTGTAATTGCAATCAACCATTTCAAGAACGAGTTGCATATTTTTGAACATCAATTAGAAAGTGCTCAAACTCCATCCCGTCTGCAAGAAATATCTCAACTAATCAATAGCCGTAATATTCCAGTTTTTGATTTTAGTATAGAAGGAGAGGAAACTTCAAGTTTTACAGATAATGAGTTTTTGGAAGTTCTCCAAAAAGGAAGAGAACACTGTTTCAGAGGGGATGTTTTTCAGGTGGTACTTTCAAGACGCTATTCACAACAATTCCGTGGTGATGAATTTAATGTTTATCGCGCACTTCGTTCCATTAACCCTTCTCCTTATCTATTCTATTTCGATTACGGTAATTTCAAGATTTTCGGCTCTTCACCTGAGGCGCAGCTAATAGTAAAGGATAGAAAGGCAACTATACATCCTATTGCAGGAACATTCCGTCGCACAGGTAATGATGAGGCGGATGCAGAATTGGCAAAGAAACTTTTGGCAGACCCTAAAGAGAATGCAGAGCATGTAATGCTGGTAGACCTTGCTCGTAATGACCTGAGTAGGAATGGTCATAATGTAAAAGTGGAGGTGTATAAAGAAATCCAATATTATTCTCACCTGATTCACCTAGTGTCTAAAGTGAGTGGAGATTTAGAGGACAATAGAGATTCAGTTAAAGTGGTGGCAGATACTTTTCCTGCAGGGACATTGTCAGGAGCGCCAAAGTATCGGGCATTGGAGATTATTGATGAAAATGAAAAGGTGAGCCGAAACTACTATGGTGGAGCGATAGGCTTTTTAGGTTTTAATGGGGACTTCAATCATGCTATTATGATCCGTTCATTCTTGAGTCAGAATAACAAACTCCACTATCAGGCAGGGGCAGGTGTGGTTGCAAAGTCAAGCCCGCAAAGCGAGTTGCAGGAAGTGCACAATAAGTTGGCAGCATTGAGAAAAGCCCTTGAAATAGCATCAAGCATGTAAGTGAGTATTGGATAAGAAAAGCGTAAGACAATGAACAATAGAAAGATACTGGTACTCGACAATTATGATTCGTTCGTGTACAATTTAGTGCACTTGATCCGAGAGCTGGGTTATACACCTGAGGTTTACCGTAATGACAAAATAACTTTAGAGGAAGTGGCTGCTTATGACAAGATTCTACTTTCGCCTGGTCCAGGTATTCCTTCGGAAGCAGGTATTATGCAGGACTTGATTAGGCGATATGCACGGACCAAGAGCATTATGGGAGTTTGCTTGGGGCATCAGGCAATAGGGGAGGTATTTGGGGCAAAGTTGTACAACTTACCTGACGTACAGCACGGTATTTCAAGTCAGGTTAAGATTGAAGATCAGAACACTTTATTGTTCAAGGGACTTCCTTCAAGCTTTAGCATAGCACACTACCATTCATGGGTTATTGATAAGGATTCGATTGAAGGAACTGACCTAAAAGTGACGGCTAGAAGCGGGGCTGGGGATATCATGGCAATAGCACATAAAACCTATAAGATATGTGGTGTGCAATTTCATCCTGAGTCAGTACTGACAGAGCATGGGAAAGAGATTATGAGAAGGTGGTTGGAACAGGAAGTAAAATAGAAATTGATGACTTTGACTTATTTGAGAAATGAAAGAGATACTGAATCAACTATTTGAATATAAATCCCTAAGCAGGGAACAGGCAAAAGAAATTCTTATCAACTTGGCACAAGGGCAATATAACTCCAGTCAGATGGCTGCCTTTTTGACCATTTACTTGATGAGAAGTATTACAGTGGAAGAACTAACAGGTTTCCGTGATGCTATGTTGGAGCTTTGTCTGAAAGTGGATTTGGATGAGTATGAGGCTGTAGATATAGTAGGAACAGGAGGAGATGGGAAAAACACTTTTAATATCTCTACTTTATCATCCTTTATAGTGGCGGGAGCGGGGCAGCATGTAACAAAACATGGAAACAATGGAGTTTCGTCTGTAAGCGGTTCTTCTAATGTGTTGGCTAGTTTAGGTTACCAGTTTACAAATGATAAGGATACTTTAAAAAGGAGTTTGGATGAGGCTAATATCTGCTTCTTACATGCACCGCTTTTCCATCCTGCAATGAAGAATATCGCCCCGGTTAGAAAAGAGTTGGGAGTAAAGACCTTCTTCAATATTCTAGGACCTTTAGTAAATCCGTCTTTTCCGAAAAGGCAATTTTTAGGGGTGTTCAGTCTGGAAGTTGCAAGACTCTATGCTTATCTTCAGCAGCAAACAGATAATTACTTTTCTATTATTCATGCCTTGGATGGTTATGATGAGATCTCATTGACAGGAGACTTCAAGATGATTTCTAATCAAGGAGAATATTTGCTCTCACCTTCAGACCTTGGGTTACCGAAAATTAACCAAGATGACCTTTATGGTGGTGATACAGTTGAGGCAGCAGCCAAAGTATTTACCAATATCTTGGAAGGACAAGGAACGCAAAGCCAGAATGCAGCAGTATTGGCTAATGCAGGCATGGCGATCAGCTGTGCTAAACAAGTAAGCCCTGAAGAAGGAGTAGCAATGGCAAAAGAGTCATTGGAATCTGGTAGGGCATTGGAAAGTTTGAAAAAGTTGCTGGCAGTTTGTGCTTGATAATTCATTTATTACCCCAAATAATAACCTGAAAATGACAATTCTAGACAAGATCATTGAACATAAAATCAAGGAAGTCGCAACTCGAAAGGAATACCTGCCGATCAGTAAATTGGAGCAGCGCCCTTTGTTTGATATAGCACCACTTTCAGCCAAAGCATGGGTTACAAGTCCTAATAGATCGGGTATTATAGCTGAATTCAAGCGCAAATCACCTTCCAAAGGATTGATTAATGGCAATGTCAAAGTATCTGACGTTACATCAGCTTATGTAGAAGCTGGGGCTTCCGCTATATCAGTATTGACCGATGAGGAGTTTTTTGGAGGATCGGTTGATGACCTTTTGGCATCAAGAGGTGTACATAGAGCCCCTCTTTTGAGAAAAGACTTTGTGGTAGATGAATATCAGTTAATTGAAGCAAAGTCTATCGGGGCAGACCTTGTGTTACTTATTGCTGCTTGCCTTGAGCCAAAAAAACTGAAGGAATTGGCTATGACTGCCAAAAACTTAGGGCTGGAAGTGTTGATGGAAGTTCATAATGAAGACGAGTTGAAAGGACATTTGAACGAGCACCTTGATTTGGTAGGAGTCAACAATAGAAACCTGAAAACATTTGAGGTCAGCGTAGAAACCTCAAAACGTTTATCATCATTGATCCCAAATGAGTTTTTGAAAATATCGGAAAGCGGAATTAGTGATCCATCCACCATACGGGAGTTGAAAGATTTCGGTTTTGATGGATTCTTGATTGGTGAAAACTTTATGAAAACGGAAGATCCGGGCAAAGCATGTAAGGAGTTTATTGAAGCAATCTAACAGAGAAAAGGTATGAAGCTGAAAGTATGTGGTATGCGAGATGCTGGAAATATCGAAGCTTTGCTTTCATTATCTCCTGACTATATAGGGTTCATCTTTTATGAAAAATCACCCCGTTATGTAGGGGATGTTCTAAGTTCTGAGCTTGTACTTCGTTTGATTCCCAATACGGTTCAAAAAGTAGGAGTATTTGTGAACATGGAAGTGAATTCATTATTGAAAGTAGCGGATAGCTATAAGTTAGATGTTATTCAATTACATGGGAATGAATCACCTGAAATGTGTAAGGAGGTAAAGCAGGCAGGATATCAGGTGGTGAAAGTATTTGGGGTAGATGAATCATTTGATTTTTCGAGGCTAGCTCCATACGAAGCACATGTTGACTTCTTTCTATTTGATACTAAAAGCCCTGCACATGGTGGTACAGGTAAAACATTTGACTGGACGGTACTAGAGGGATACTCAAGTGATAAGCCATTTTTCTTGAGTGGAGGCATTAGTCTTGAGAACATTAAAGAAGTAAATACACTTATACATCCGCAGCTTTATGCATTGGATGTGAATAGCCGTTTTGAAACAGCTCCCGGATTGAAGGATATATCCTTATTGGAGGATTTGAAAGCGAATATGATTTGAACTACAAGCACTTTATATACAAAGTATGATGACTTATAAACAACCTAACGAAAGAGGCTACTATGGACAGTTTGGTGGAGCTTTTATTCCTGAAATGCTTTACCCAAATGTTGAAGAGTTGAAGGAAAACTACTTACAGATGATTGGTGAGGAGTCTTTCCAAAAGGAGTTTGACAGTTTGCTTAAGGATTATGTAGGGAGACCAACCCCTCTTTATTTTGCAGGCAAATTGTCAGAATATTATGGGACAAATATTTACTTAAAACGTGAAGATTTGAACCATACAGGTGCACACAAAATCAATAATACAATTGGTCAGATTCTGTTAGCTAAGCGTCTAGGGAAACAGAAAATCATAGCTGAAACTGGGGCGGGACAACATGGGGTTGCAACAGCAACAGTTTGTGCTTTAATGGGACTGGAGTGCATTGTCTACATGGGAAAACTGGATATGGAAAGACAGCGTCCAAATGTAGAAAGAATGCGAATTCTTGGGGCAACGGTTATACCTGCAGAAAGCGGTAGTATGACCTTGAAGGATGCTACGAACGAGGCAATGCGTCACTGGATCAATAACCCTGCGGACACACATTATATTATCGGTTCCGTGGTTGGACCACACCCTTATCCAGATATGGTAGCAAGGTTTCAGTCCGTGATTTCTGAAGAAATGAGATGGCAGTTGAAGGAACATACAGGTAATGAAAATCCTGATTATGTGATTGCCTGTGTGGGTGGAGGTAGTAATGCGGCTGGAGCATTTTATCATTATTTGGATGATTTGGATGTGAAGTTAGTTGCAGTAGAGGCTGCAGGTTTAGGAGTGAACTCTGGAGAATCGGCGGCAACGACTGCACTTGGAAAACCAGGTGTTTTACATGGTAGCAAGACACTATTGATGCAAACCGAAGATGGACAGGTAGTGGAACCATACTCTATTTCGGCAGGTCTTGACTATCCAGGTATTGGACCTATTCACGCACACCTTTTTGATTCAGGTAGAGCGCAGTTCCAATAC
This portion of the Limibacter armeniacum genome encodes:
- a CDS encoding DUF4249 family protein, with protein sequence MTMTIKKYMAVVLLAFTVIQACTTFETYSEYEPLPVVEGYLKAGSPISIKVTEDLPFGAEDSTFVTLDDLEISIGYGSETYTMTAEGEGIYSLAIIPQEGETYTMSFEHNGIQISGYTTIPYHPENFNLSTDQISVTVKSDGYMERPQYSDPVYSEWTGDADDYYLVVLENLEEAPVSILELSDDEEEEDIPMRGFRSQPVQGLAFQIMPQSFNYYGDYNVILYHLNADYASLYEDNSSELSSISLSPPPSNIENGLGIFTGMSTDTLTISVTD
- a CDS encoding fasciclin domain-containing protein, with protein sequence MRKIKWTYWLCLLVAGLTFSACDDDDDDGGGVTPVENSIIDVATEQGDLTSFIAAVEAAGLTEALEADGDMTVFAPTDAAFTELANTLGISVDDLLTEDNSDVLNRVLSHHVIGTEAIGSDEISDGDTESTLANTLLTFTVGDNITIGNTLLDSALIDPADLDADNGVLHVINHVLLPGTIGDMITVDVNYVDVIPDADFDSLVTAFALAEVGDELFVDDGTTKYTVFAPTNAAFEAALDTTLSSLDTDTLALVLNYHIVEGEFLAADLMDGDTLVAVNGDSLYITVDGESVFINEAQVTMADVQTSNGVIHVIDMVLVPEFDEEEPETIAAIVAGDENFSALDSALAFAGLTETFQGEGAYTVFAPTNAAFDALIADLPEYNSLEELLVEGNEDLVTGILQYHVVSDSLIDSSTIEDGNTATTLLGQDLTFNVDSESGAITIANPEGSTDATIDPADVEASNGVIHVIDQVLLPPSEEN
- a CDS encoding DUF6515 family protein, with protein sequence METNRQNLLTILVVFALIISVLPLQAQRKKHYPDKKKVVMVQPKRKVVVYKPVRKVVVSRPTKKVVYAGSSIWGSYWRPVGSRVAVAGATFSVVWTGGRKYYYDRGTYYLAEGNAYTVVAPPQGTIVRSLPEYAELFTIGRDDYYYYAGIFYLQRAKGKFEVVQAPEGVVVSELPDGTKSFNDHGETYYQYQNAYYQTTVIDGEVAYVVVQEPSIRIVRRLPEGAVVTRLYGEQYYKVNKAYYKAVVMDGEVVYQEVKI
- a CDS encoding anthranilate synthase component I family protein; the protein is MKTFKLITESTQLLADTVTPVSIYLRLRDKFANTFLLESSDYHGADNSYSFICCEPIAKFEVSGTQLEVQYPDASVEQQTLSSKSDAVGLLAEFMESFQTEVGDHKFISNGLFGYMSYDAVQSFEDIEFKNKQGTNDIPEICYQAFRFVIAINHFKNELHIFEHQLESAQTPSRLQEISQLINSRNIPVFDFSIEGEETSSFTDNEFLEVLQKGREHCFRGDVFQVVLSRRYSQQFRGDEFNVYRALRSINPSPYLFYFDYGNFKIFGSSPEAQLIVKDRKATIHPIAGTFRRTGNDEADAELAKKLLADPKENAEHVMLVDLARNDLSRNGHNVKVEVYKEIQYYSHLIHLVSKVSGDLEDNRDSVKVVADTFPAGTLSGAPKYRALEIIDENEKVSRNYYGGAIGFLGFNGDFNHAIMIRSFLSQNNKLHYQAGAGVVAKSSPQSELQEVHNKLAALRKALEIASSM
- a CDS encoding anthranilate synthase component II; translated protein: MNNRKILVLDNYDSFVYNLVHLIRELGYTPEVYRNDKITLEEVAAYDKILLSPGPGIPSEAGIMQDLIRRYARTKSIMGVCLGHQAIGEVFGAKLYNLPDVQHGISSQVKIEDQNTLLFKGLPSSFSIAHYHSWVIDKDSIEGTDLKVTARSGAGDIMAIAHKTYKICGVQFHPESVLTEHGKEIMRRWLEQEVK
- the trpD gene encoding anthranilate phosphoribosyltransferase yields the protein MKEILNQLFEYKSLSREQAKEILINLAQGQYNSSQMAAFLTIYLMRSITVEELTGFRDAMLELCLKVDLDEYEAVDIVGTGGDGKNTFNISTLSSFIVAGAGQHVTKHGNNGVSSVSGSSNVLASLGYQFTNDKDTLKRSLDEANICFLHAPLFHPAMKNIAPVRKELGVKTFFNILGPLVNPSFPKRQFLGVFSLEVARLYAYLQQQTDNYFSIIHALDGYDEISLTGDFKMISNQGEYLLSPSDLGLPKINQDDLYGGDTVEAAAKVFTNILEGQGTQSQNAAVLANAGMAISCAKQVSPEEGVAMAKESLESGRALESLKKLLAVCA
- the trpC gene encoding indole-3-glycerol phosphate synthase TrpC, which produces MTILDKIIEHKIKEVATRKEYLPISKLEQRPLFDIAPLSAKAWVTSPNRSGIIAEFKRKSPSKGLINGNVKVSDVTSAYVEAGASAISVLTDEEFFGGSVDDLLASRGVHRAPLLRKDFVVDEYQLIEAKSIGADLVLLIAACLEPKKLKELAMTAKNLGLEVLMEVHNEDELKGHLNEHLDLVGVNNRNLKTFEVSVETSKRLSSLIPNEFLKISESGISDPSTIRELKDFGFDGFLIGENFMKTEDPGKACKEFIEAI
- a CDS encoding phosphoribosylanthranilate isomerase, with translation MKLKVCGMRDAGNIEALLSLSPDYIGFIFYEKSPRYVGDVLSSELVLRLIPNTVQKVGVFVNMEVNSLLKVADSYKLDVIQLHGNESPEMCKEVKQAGYQVVKVFGVDESFDFSRLAPYEAHVDFFLFDTKSPAHGGTGKTFDWTVLEGYSSDKPFFLSGGISLENIKEVNTLIHPQLYALDVNSRFETAPGLKDISLLEDLKANMI
- the trpB gene encoding tryptophan synthase subunit beta, which gives rise to MMTYKQPNERGYYGQFGGAFIPEMLYPNVEELKENYLQMIGEESFQKEFDSLLKDYVGRPTPLYFAGKLSEYYGTNIYLKREDLNHTGAHKINNTIGQILLAKRLGKQKIIAETGAGQHGVATATVCALMGLECIVYMGKLDMERQRPNVERMRILGATVIPAESGSMTLKDATNEAMRHWINNPADTHYIIGSVVGPHPYPDMVARFQSVISEEMRWQLKEHTGNENPDYVIACVGGGSNAAGAFYHYLDDLDVKLVAVEAAGLGVNSGESAATTALGKPGVLHGSKTLLMQTEDGQVVEPYSISAGLDYPGIGPIHAHLFDSGRAQFQYVTDEEAMQSGIQLSRMEGIIPAIESAHALGALGKMKFEKDDVVVVNLSGRGDKDLESYIKWGKY